One Helianthus annuus cultivar XRQ/B chromosome 7, HanXRQr2.0-SUNRISE, whole genome shotgun sequence genomic region harbors:
- the LOC110868788 gene encoding uncharacterized protein LOC110868788, whose translation MNNHDKQQSVNDRDVDENQKLIEDSSLDAVSGDFSTRRNGDGVGIAARLTDLLAGDNGNDDDDDLLIQRMVMQWLQALDLHVIGACRADERLKPLLKVNVSSGVAEDRLLSHLSQHFEPSELGLLARCLCVPLVSVRVGRIDKQGTLLVPNSARGNLTLSLLPTSDLRISFLGDDGRVEHLSTLRNISDCSSVVIEGISADTSGRSFMIKVPTSAKCFYLWCSEKSRLLGNELLDKMKNLLETKPSLADLTGISDSRLDCFVTHLRTYHVGSNIQVNNTALVSLTGSPSTTSLDLGETGKSSSVDTVSVSSSCTNIPTSNQSLNVKVPELAIDTQMFPLVVGIEVDLDEKKIDPPANVSSTSPISPYYSWCSPVASALQYAVAPSQMMMPMSMAESFTLPPLASLLTPDPSLNLDEIPPFLPEPMVRLPMSIPTSQQIPIFTPLMTDPIVHIPVMDICSSGQTYLMSAGPAMNVTTLMSPLIQETDSMAEKSARDTLRMLISGTSQLPSVLANVDEDQNMGLYGDVNHALANGIAAMGLVSLTEKSGGIMRMCLDQGDLAGETVDSGGTCRTKDNSDLGDGKSK comes from the exons ATGAACAATCATGATAAACAACAATCGGTTAATGATCGAGACGTTGATGAGAATCAGAAGTTAATTGAAGATTCATCGTTGGATGCAGTTTCTGGAGATTTTTCGACGAGACGGAACGGTGACGGAGTCGGAATTGCCGCTCGTTTGACCGATTTGTTAGCCGGAGATAACGGtaacgatgacgatgacgatttgTTGATTCAACGGATGGTTATGCAGTGGCTACAGGCGCTTGACCTGCACGTGATTGGAGCGTGCCGTGCGGATGAGAGGTTGAAGCCGTTGCTCAAGGTTAATGTTTCCAGTGGTGTTGCTGAGGATCGATTGTTGTCGCATTTGAGTCAG CACTTTGAGCCATCAGAACTTGGATTGCTTGCAAGGTGTTTGTGTGTTCCGCTTGTGTCCGTTCGCGTTGGCAGGATCGACAAGCAAGGAACTCTTCTAGTTCCAAACAGTGCAAG GGGAAATTTAACCCTCTCACTCTTGCCAACATCTGATCTGCGCATATCGTTTCTTGGAGATGATGGTCGTGTAGAGCATCTTTCAACCTTGAGAAATATCTCCGATTGCTCGTCTGTCGTGATTGAGGGAATATCTGCAGATACTTCCGGTCGGTCTTTCATGATTAAAGTTCCTACTAGTGCTAAATGTTTTTACCTTTGGTGCTCTGAGAAATCCAGACTTCTTGGTAACGAGTTGCTTGATAAG ATGAAGAATTTACTTGAAACGAAGCCTTCCCTTGCTGATTTAACCGGAATTAGTGATTCTCGTCTTGATTGTTTTGTGACTCATCTACGAACTTATCATGTTGGTTCGAATATTCAAGTGAACAACACCGCACTTGTGTCGTTGACTGGTTCCCCTTCAACAACCTCTCTAGATCTTGGCGAAACTGGTAAAAGTTCATCTGTTGATACGGTTTCTGTTTCTTCAAGTTGTACGAATATACCAACTTCAAATCAATCTTTGAATGTAAAGGTTCCTGAATTAGCTATTGACACTCAAATGTTCCCATTGGTAGTTGGGATAGAAGTTGATTTAGACGAGAAAAAAATTGACCCACCGGCAAACGTAAGCTCAACGTCTCCAATTTCTCCTTATTATAGCTGGTGTTCGCCTGTTGCATCTGCTCTCCAATACGCGGTGGCACCTTCGCAGATGATGATGCCCATGTCAATGGCTGAGTCATTTACGTTACCGCCCCTTGCTTCACTTTTAACACCAGATCCAAGTCTTAATCTGGATGAAATCCCACCTTTTTTACCTGAACCGATGGTTCGGTTGCCCATGTCTATACCAACGTCGCAACAGATCCCGATTTTCACTCCCTTAATGACTGACCCAATAGTCCACATCCCTGTAATGGACATTTGTTCCTCGGGGCAAACCTATCTGATGAGTGCTGGCCCTGCTATGAATGTCACCACACTCATGAGCCCGTTGATCCAAGAAACTGATTCTATGGCGGAGAAGAGTGCAAGGGATACCCTCCGGATGCTAATCAGTGGAACAAGTCAGCTGCCTTCGGTTCTAGCCAATGTTGATGAGGACCAAAACATGGGTCTGTACGGGGACGTGAACCATGCACTTGCAAATGGCATTGCGGCTATGGGTTTGGTTTCACTGACCGAGAAGTCCGGTGGTATTATGAGGATGTGCCTTGACCAAGGTGATCTGGCAGGTGAGACCGTAGACTCTGGTGGAACTTGTCGAACCAAAGATAACTCGGATTTAGGGGATGGAAAAAGCAAGTAA
- the LOC118480299 gene encoding uncharacterized protein LOC118480299, producing MNTEWEEEEDDPTYKEESTVFSRLHPEHEAYKPTKRAGYNPKAEHDYTLSYRPEDMAENSKFIREIACAAIDKTKLPHNVGKYNGLTDPDDYLQVFKGAGATGGWNLPTWCHLFAQTFVGAARIWFDNLPAGKIKSWVDFREKFLAHFSQQRRQARDPGDCLNIWRKDYESVEDFITRYNKECLEIGDIPDKMMRAHFMRAVKCDDLVKRIKGRDGGPKDWETFIEAAKTIAQTDRQLTGDDHRQRAHNHNDRHNRRGRNQPWKASGHRERSPPRDDARHTINQIAHRKEVKRENREKQWTPLTKTPSEVLATENHQFKPPLQIRNKRGQDPNLFCEFHKDTGHLTDDCFSLKQEIERALRDGKLTHLVKGGKRDYRQIQRRDEGPDNKKLRKLETHMVQGGPRRPRKNYNKRAR from the coding sequence ATGAATACAGAATGGGAGGAAGAAGAAGACGACCCAACTTACAAGGAGGAATCCACAGTGTTCAGCAGACTCCATCCGGAGCACGAAGCATACAAACCAACCAAGCGCGCGGGGTACAACCCCAAAGCAGAGCATGATTACACCTTGAGCTATCGTCCTGAGGACATGgcagaaaattcaaaattcatccGAGAAATCGCATGCGCGGCCATCGACAAAACGAAATTACCACACAACGTGGGTAAATACAACGGGTTGACAGACCCAGATGATTACCTCCAGGTGTTTAAGGGCGCAGGGGCAACAGGCGGATGGAACCTACCAACATGGTGCCACCTGTTTGCTCAGACATTCGTCGGCGCGGCGCGCATTTGGTTCGATAACTTACCAGCAGGCAaaatcaaatcatgggtcgaCTTCCGAGAGAAGTTCCTAGCACACTTCTCTCAGCAGAGAAGACAAGCCAGAGACCCCGGTGACTGTTTAAACATATGGAGAAAAGACTACGAGAGCGTAGAGGATTTCATCACAAGATACAACAAAGAATGTTTAGAGATCGGCGATATACCAGATAAGATGATGCGCGCACACTTCATGAGGGCGGTCAAGTGTGACGACTTGGTTAAAAGAATCAAAGGGCgagacggaggacccaaagattgggaaaccttcATAGAAGCAGCCAAAACCATTGCACAGACAGACAGGCAGTTGACCGGTGACGACCACCGTCAGCGCGCGCACAACCATAACGATCGACACAATAGAAGGGGCAGAAATCAACCCTGGAAGGCTTCTGGGCATAGAGAAAGAAGCCCCCCACGGGACGATGCACGCCATACGATCAACCAGATAGCCCATCGAAAGGAAGTGAAGCGCGAAAACAGAGAAAAGCAATGGACTCCACTGACCAAAACACCTTCTGAAGTCTTGGCCACAGAGAACCATCAGTTCAAACCACCCTTGCAAATACGCAACAAGAGAGGCCAAGACCCAAATCTcttctgtgaattccacaaagatACGGGCCACTTAACCGACGACTGTTTCAGTCTAAAGCAAGAAATCGAGAGAGCCCTACGAGATGGAAAGCTCACTCATTTGGTCAAAGGCGGAAAACGCGACTACCGCCAAATACAAAGAAGAGATGAGGGACCAGATAACAAAAAGCTCAGAAAGCTAGAAACCCACATGGTGCAGGGAGGTCCACGAAGACCAAGGAAAAACTACAACAAGCGCGCAAGATGA